The genomic stretch TGCGCACGGGTATATGAGCAGCATGTGGCAGGTCGCAGGAGCAATGTTGACCACAGTGCCAAGAATAGTAGCCTGATTTGATTATTGTATATATCTATGTTTGAATGTTTGATTTTAGCTCATCTTGATATTATGCAATTGACTGTTCAGAAAAAAATCTTTTCCAAGGAACACTAGTTCGTGCTCTTCTTTTATCTTTATGTATTCTTGTCCGTATATTGACGGTTTCAATTAATTTTGTTGTTATGTTTGATCATCAACAGTGTTTCATGTAGATCTATAGTGCTAGAAATCATTTTTTTTCCTTGGTTACTTGTTAAAGATCAATTTCTTGTAGTTACCTAAATTAACACATACTCTACCTTCACTCTAAAAAGGTTTAGGACCCAATCTTTATCCAATTTTGCATGCGAAAAAAATTGTAGCTTAATTTAATATGTTATAATTTGTGTGTGACTTACCAAAAAATGGCGTATTGTCCCGCCCAGGCTCTCTAAAACTCTTGGCTCTGCCACTGAGCTCAAGCAATTAAGCAAACAGACTTTTATATGTTTCCTCACAAATGGTAGTAGTCTTACTTTTATGAACATGGTTACAAAGACAACACGTGAAATTCGTTAATTGAAAGATTAATAGACCTTTCTTCTTCGTTTCGAGAGTTATGATGACTGACGGCGTGTAAATAAAAGAGAAATAGCTGTGGCGTTATAAGAAAAAGGAATCCAGGACACTAGTTGAAAAGCATTAATTTGAAGTTTTAACTGTGCGTTCCCATTCGACTCTATTATTACTTTGAGCACATGAAACCCATCTCGTTTTGAAACAAAACATACTtcatttttttgatttttttttcaaaatcagGTCATTCATTTGTATTTTATTAAGAGGAAAATCCGgaaccaaagaaattcaaggtCTATGGCGAGGAGGCATCAACCTTGAACAACAAACACAGACTTAGCTACTGGATACAAGGATTGTTATTACATGGCAAACTGATTTTGCAACCAAAAGGAGCAAACCACGGACAGTTGAGTCGAATCctgctttttttatatataatcaAGAGCAATTTTTTTCAGGCCCACACTATTTTCTTAATACAATAGCCCAGCCCACAACTCCAAAGCCATATAGATATAGTAGTCTATAGTATGCTCACGCAGTCACGCCCACAGAGCCCAAGCGAAGCCGACGCGCAGGAACGTTACACACAGACACGTCGGACGGAGAACGATCCTACGGGGCAGGGACGAACCAGCCGCGCATTGACAAGTCATCGACACCGTGGCGCCTCCGCAGCCAGGTGTCCCTCTCCCGCTCGCCGACGGGTCGCAGTTAGTGGAGGCTCCACTTGGCCGTAAGCCGTATCATGCCGACCATATTTCTgaacttatattatttattagtcGCTAATGATGAGCATGAGTGCTGTTTGGCGCACGGCCGCCCTTCGTTTGAGCGAGTCACTCCCGGCGCATTTTGGTCTTACAAAAGTCTGCTTAAGCACGCAATCTGTGGGTGTTTGTTGAGCtctcgtcttcatcttgtgtacTTAACAAACTTTGTGCCCCCCACTTTGATCACTTACATAAACACAGTGTTTGTTTCATTGTAGCCTAGCTTCATCTAAGAGTATACGCCCCCTGCTCTGATATACAATAGTGAGCATATTTATTGCATGCTCTGAGGTTTTTACAGTTCATCAGTCTGAAAAATGGGACTATACTGTTAATCTAAATATGAAGCGAGTAAAAAAAACGTGTGGGTATGAGGCACTTCCTTTTGCAATATATATTTGGATTCTTAATTATAGTCAAAGAAAAAGCTTTGTCAATCAATGAATTGTGCCGCCCAAATGTCCTAATGGCTTCATCAATCAGGTGTCTAGTGAGGTGTATCTTATCTCCATGACTCGATTGTTATCTCCATTAACCACGCACGTTCCATTAGTTTAGAATCGATCAACTAGTCCGGCCGTCAGGTTAAGCTAAACCTCATTTTGGATTTGCCTCTAATAAACAATCCACTGACGGCGACCCAAAATATCTTAATTATCTTTACTGTCTCCTCCCGTTCCTATATAAACCCCTCCCCGCGCCGTGCAGCGAGAGAACACTCTCCCACAGTCCTAGCTACGTACTACAACACCAATACACCACCACCAACGCGTTTTACGACGCGCCCTCCTCTAAACAGCTCGACAAAGATGAGCGTCGAACAGTTGCATGCAAGGAGGCTCCTGTCGCACGCCGCTGCCACGGCTGCCCCGCCGGCGGTGCAGGTGCAGGTGTCTGCCGAGCACGCACACGCGCACGCGCACGCAGCAGCAGCGCCGGCCTTCAGCTCGCTGAACACGACGGTGATCACGGTGCTGTCGCTACTCCTGTGCGGCCTGGTGGTCGTGCTCGCGGTGCACGCGGTCGTCCGGTGCGCGTTCCGCGTCACGCGCCGCGTGTGCTACGGCCAGGACGACGAGccccccggcggcggcggcggcggggatgcGTTGGCGgcgggctcctcctcctcctcctcctcctgccagGCCGGCCCCAGGAGGAAGCGCGGGCCGCGAACCGGGCTGCCCCCGTGGATAGTCTACTCCCGCGAAGTGGAGCTCACTGGGTGTGGCGCGGCGGAATGCGCCATCTGCCTGACGGAGTTCCAGCAAGGGGACCGCGTGCGCGCGCTGCCGCGCTGCAACCACGGCTTCCACGTGCGGTGCATCGACCGCTGGCTCGCCGCGCGGCAGACGTGCCCCACGTGCAGGCGGGCGCCGTTCGCCGCTAAACCCTCCCCCTCCGTGCCGGACAGGGCGGAGGCGACGGAGGCCGCCGGGCAGCTTCGGGTGCACGTTGAAGACGGGGCCGGGCAGCAGGAGACTCAATAGCGTACATACAGGCGTACAGCTAATTAAGATTTAACTGTATAGTGCTTTGTGACTTGTAAGCAGTGGGCATTTTTTGTTTCTGGACGTTCTCTCATCTGTGATACTGCGGTCATGATCGTTTTTTGGTACAAGGATGTACGTAGAAGTGGCCCGTTCAGATGGTATGAGCTAAAAGTGATACCTTCAATTACAAATATATGCTGAGAGCCTGGAAGAAGTACGTAATAAGTATTAGCATAAGTATTACAcataaggtcttgtttggatgtagtcggattcgcatcaatccacatgtgttgaggtgggtTGGAATGgaatttgaactaaattccaccctaatccactccaacacatgtggattgaggtgaattcgacgacatccaaacaaggcctaagtttatttaaaaaaacaagAGTAAACAAATACACATaagtttattaaaaaaaatggcACTTCCATAGCTGCATCACTCCGTCTTTGCAGTTACGTCTTGGAACTGGGAGCTCGGAACTTGGGAAGTGAGGTCCAACGCGTTCTGTTCTgcaaaaatcttctgcccatCAAACATGAAACGGCCCACTGCGACCATTCAGCCCAcgaactactagtactactcgtTCAACAACTGAACCAAAAAAACACTCCTCTAATAAGAAGTTACAACAACTTTTGGAAACAGAGCTAC from Sorghum bicolor cultivar BTx623 chromosome 3, Sorghum_bicolor_NCBIv3, whole genome shotgun sequence encodes the following:
- the LOC8060972 gene encoding RING-H2 finger protein ATL72; translated protein: MSVEQLHARRLLSHAAATAAPPAVQVQVSAEHAHAHAHAAAAPAFSSLNTTVITVLSLLLCGLVVVLAVHAVVRCAFRVTRRVCYGQDDEPPGGGGGGDALAAGSSSSSSSCQAGPRRKRGPRTGLPPWIVYSREVELTGCGAAECAICLTEFQQGDRVRALPRCNHGFHVRCIDRWLAARQTCPTCRRAPFAAKPSPSVPDRAEATEAAGQLRVHVEDGAGQQETQ